The genome window gaactttaaggtaaagaacatattcatggagacaacgagtaaacccattatcttgaaaataattgacgatgcaactattccatgctcgtggggcttgcttcaatccatataaagctttcttcaactgcaacactttatcttcatggtTTTTAAACATGAAACCCAATGGTTAttcaacatagacttcttcttcaagataACCATTCAAAAAGGTTGACTTGACatctagttgatggatcttccaATTCATTTGCGCCGCCAAAGAGATCAGCAAACGAATCGTCTCCATACAGGCAACAGGTGCATAaacttcttcatagtcaatgccttgcctttttttgtagcctttagccacaagtcgtgcCTTGTATCTCTCCATATCTCCATCAATATTCTTCTTTACCTTGTATACCCGCTTTATTCGAATTGCACGATGACCCTTGGGAAgagttgttaactcccaagtattgttcttctctattgactcgaTATCCTCCTCCATGGCTTGTCTCCACCTTTTGTCTGTAACAGCTTTatcaaagttcattggttcactatcagcaaagatataatataaaaaatcaaacttagtaacttcttttgtgccatcatagagctcttgaatgCTCCTTGTCCGTTGCGGTTGCTCATTTGAACTTTGTTGAGAAGAAGGAAATGCAACAGTGGTTGGCGAAGGAGGTAGAGTTGTATCTTGCACAAGCTCCATggtctctggttcttcttcatcgCCAAAGTATGGtagaaaatcatatgaagtttcttcctgagcttcccaattccatgctaattcttcatcaaattcaacatcacgACTCACCACTATTTTGCCGCTACTTGGGTTGTATAGCTggtagccttttgaactcatatcatagccaacaaacacatgcttgacacttcgatcgtcaagcttcgctctcccttgatgtggcacatgagcataggctatgctcccaaagattctcaagtgcttgacacttagctttcttccactccatgcttcttgaggggtttgatctctaacattaTTTGTTGGAGATCTGTTGTTTAAATAAACTGCACAAGatacagcttctgcccaaaattccttgggcatatttttagcttttaacatacatttagccatattaagaatcgttTAGTTCTTTCTCTTTGCAACTCTATTTTCCtggggtgaataaggtaccgtAAGAAGGCGACGAATTTCATGAGATTGACAAaagttattaaattattttgaagTAAATTCTCCTCCTCTATCAgaccttaaagcttttatttcatagtcactttctttttctacaagtactttgaaatttttaaaggcAACAAATActtcagatttttggttcaagaaataaacccaagtcttt of Nicotiana tomentosiformis chromosome 7, ASM39032v3, whole genome shotgun sequence contains these proteins:
- the LOC138895343 gene encoding uncharacterized protein, coding for MKESECISDYCSKVKAVVNQLKRYGEDKEDVRVVENILRTLTPKFDFVVCAIEESKDLDSMIVEHLEGSLQAHEEKIKMRQEVPLEQLLKTQVSLKDYGGEKSYRGNGRGRGRGSHGRGRSNGNNFNNEVKIHQIFRGCGRGHRGGRRRGYYQENNRQRYDKTKIKYYNCHKFGYYSWECRSNIEKKANLVDNKKEEYESTLLMALKKEDKDDCNSWYLDNGASNHMCESKEKFVEINNTVRDNVSFGDASKIQIEGIGRAKLDDRSVKHVFVGYDMSSKGYQLYNPSSGKIVVSRDVEFDEELAWNWEAQEETSYDFLPYFGDEEEPETMELVQDTTLPPSPTTVAFPSSQQSSNEQPQRTRSIQELYDGTKEVTKFDFLYYIFADSEPMNFDKAVTDKRWRQAMEEDIESIEKNNTWELTTLPKGHRAIRIKRVYKVKKNIDGDMERYKARLVAKGYKKRQGIDYEEVYAPVACMETIRLLISLAAQMNWKIHQLDVKSTFLNGYLEEEVYVE